Part of the Synechococcales cyanobacterium T60_A2020_003 genome is shown below.
GGATTCGCAAAGACCACGCCCCGCAGACCATGAGCTTATTGCGACAGATTGCGTTGAATCGGTTGGGGCAGGACAAATCCACCAAAGTGGGCATCAAAGCAAAGCGCAAAAAGGCGGGGGGGATGATGCTTATCTCCGCAAAATCCTTACTCAATGATTTTTATGCGTTTGCCCTACCCTGGATGGATATGTCCTTTTCCCCGTGACAGCCCCCATCTCCCCGGACAAACCCGAAGTCGGTCAATCTAACCTGCGAATTTGGGTCGGGTCGATTGAGTCTAGCCTGTACCGCGTTGTCAGCCGGAATATTGATCCAGATCATCTGTATGTTGCGGTTGCCTCGCTGGACAAGCAAACCGTGATTCTAGCTGGTACTCAGAACCAATCGACTCAGGAAATTCTATTAACCGTTACCGAGCTAGATGCCCAACTCGCGCAACAATCCATCCCGGTGTTAGCTCAAAATTGGACCAACATTATTCATAAAGCCTTGCAGCAGGCCTGGGAAGCTCGGAGCCCTGCCGCTCGGCGACAACAGATGCTTCAGGCTGTTGGCTTGCTTGCTTCCATCTTTGCCATCAGCTTGGGGCTATCGGCAATCCGACGATGGCTCTACCGACTGTTCAAGTGGCGTAAGCAGCATATACATGACTTACCCTCCTCTGAGCCTCCCGATCCCAACACCTATCCAGAGGATAGTGCCGCAGAACTGGTGCGGGACTTTCAGCACAGTCTGGCTCAAAAGCAACGGCAACGGCTTAATATCTGGCTACGTCGGATCTTGCGGCTACTCCAACTGGCTGTCTGGAGTTCGGGTGTTTGTTTGCTGATGCTGATTTTTCCCGAGAGCCGACCGCTGGGATATGAATGGCTCGGCTTCAATCTAAAGCTAGTCATTATTGTGCTTTCAATGGTGCTGTTGGTGCTGTTGGGGCGTTTCCTGATGAATGTCCGACTCACCCAATGGGTCGAAGAAGCGTCCCTAGAACCCGCCGAAATTCAACGAGTCACCTTACGGGCTCCGACCTTAGCGGGGGTTTTTGAAGGCATCATTACCGTGACTGCGTGGATCATCGGCATCGTTTTGTTGATTGATTGGCAACAAATCCCCATCAAGTCTCTCCTCTCCAGTGTGGGTTTACTGGGGGTAGCCTTTGGGTTAGTCTTCCAGAGTCTGTTGAGGGATGGAATCAATGGATTGTTTATTATTTTTGGTGACCAGTATGCAGTCGGAGATACGGTCACTATTGCGGGAATCAATGGCCAAGTGGAACGGATGAGCCTACGGAGTACCAGCATTCGAGGGGCGGGGGGCAGCCTGAACACGGTTCCCCACGGGCAGATCACAACGGTACAGAACCTGACGAAGGACTGGTCACGGGTAGAGATGACGATTCAAATTACCAAAGACTCGGATGCGACCCAGGCAATGCGCATCATGCACCAGGTGGCCGATGAAATGGCTCAGGATCCGGATTGGCAAACCCGGATTTTAGAACTGATTAGTCGGCTGGGGTAAGTCAAGTCAGTGCAACAGGCACCCAAATTTTGATTTGGATCAAAACGATTCGGGCTGAACAATGGAAGGTGGAAGCTGAGTTTAGCCACCGCTTGAAACTCGCATTTGACCAGCAAGACGTTCATATGAGTTAGCCATTTTGACAAGGCTTCCATACTCCCTCTTGGTGTAGCAGGGCTTTAAAGAATTGCCCTGAAACTAGATTTTCATCTTTGGGGATAACACCGCCGCGTCATGGACGATTGGTACTAAGATGCCTGGGCAACGGATGACGCCTCCACGTTCATAATTAGGCTCACGGCGTCCGCCATTGTGTCCACGATATAGTCAGGGCTGTAGGTAGCAAGCTGCTGGCGATCGCGGATTCCAGACAAGACCGCGATCATACGAATTCCGTGGGTTTTCGCGGCGACGATATCTGCCTCGGTGTCGCCAATCATCCAGGTTGAAGACGCAACGGGTAATTCTGCCAGTGCCCGCTCCATTAGAATCGGCTTGTCCTTTACGTCTGCGGTTTTAACGTAGGTATTGCTGAGGCAATAGCGGCGATTCTCAGGGAAAAATCGTCCTAAATCGTAGCGGGTGAAGGCGTCATCTAATTCGCTCACGCGGCGCATCGTCATGACCGCCAGATCAATTCCTTCGGCTTGAATACGCTCTAGGGTTGGGATAGCGCTGGCAATCGGCTGATCGTATTGGAGATAGGGCACGGTGTGCACGGTGTCGCGGCGCAGCTTGGCAAACTGGTTAGACTGATCTTCATCGAGTCCAGAGAGTTGTCCAATTTGGCGTTCGACGGTGCGCGATCGCTTCAACGCCCAGAATTCCGACTTCGAAAGTTCCCGGACAGACTGATCCGGTCGGCGCACCTGCTCAAGACAGAAGCGATACACCTGGTAATAGCGCTCGGAAACGTCCATGATGGGCCCGTCGAAGTCCGTGATAATTCTCAGCATGTTTAAGGTAGTCTGAACTTTGTTTAAGTTTTATTACGTATCATCCTACTCTGGTCGTGAGGTATGGCGCAAATTCCGATAATGCGCATCTTGGGCAGCGAACCTCGATGTTGATGTCAGAAATCTGAGTTGTTTTGCAACGGATTATGGCGGAATGAAACGCATGTTTGCGATTATTGCAGCCGAGCCGAAGCCTCTGGTTTTGGACACTAGAATGGGATTAAACTCCAAAATTCGAGGATCTTTGCGGGTGGCAACCCTGATGGTGTGGCGCATCGCAACCTTTGCTAACCCCTTCATAAACGTCGCTTAAATTTCTTGCTCAACGGTTCTGTGTGTTTCGTTGGAACGGGCAGTCTGTTTTTGTTTCGTGGGATTGGTCGCACCATCATGTTGTCTCTGCAAACGGCTAAGGTATCCGCACAGCAAGGCTCGGACTTGTCCGGTTTGTGATGTTCTGAGTTTCTCTGAGAGCAGACGCAAAGCTCCCCAACATGGCGTTTCGTAACGTAAGGAGATACCACTATGGGGATTGCAACGATTAATCCCGCTACAGGAGAGACGGTTAAAACCTTTGAACCGCTGTCCTCGAGAGAGATTGACCAGGCCATTGAACGGGCGTATCGTACCTTTCAAGATTATCGTCTGACCTCGTTTGAGGCGCGATCGCACTGGTTGAATCGGGCAGCGGAAATTTTGAGCGATCGCAAAACTGAGTTTGGCAAGATCATGACCCTAGAAATGGGGAAAACCTTGGCATCGGCGATCGCGGAGGTGGAGAAGTGTGCTTGGGTTTGTCGGTTCTATGCCGATCAAGCGGAGCAATTTCTCGCGGATGTGGTGATTGAAACGGATGCAAGTCAAAGCTATGTGTCCTATCAGCCGATTGGGATCGTGCTGGCGGTGATGCCGTGGAACTTTCCGTTCTGGCAGGTGTTTCGGTTTGCGGCTCCGGCATTAATGGCTGGGAATGTGGGGTTGCTGAAACATGCCTCGAATGTGCCCCAGTCTGCCCTGGCGATTGAGGAGATTATTCGGGCTGC
Proteins encoded:
- a CDS encoding mechanosensitive ion channel family protein, translated to MTAPISPDKPEVGQSNLRIWVGSIESSLYRVVSRNIDPDHLYVAVASLDKQTVILAGTQNQSTQEILLTVTELDAQLAQQSIPVLAQNWTNIIHKALQQAWEARSPAARRQQMLQAVGLLASIFAISLGLSAIRRWLYRLFKWRKQHIHDLPSSEPPDPNTYPEDSAAELVRDFQHSLAQKQRQRLNIWLRRILRLLQLAVWSSGVCLLMLIFPESRPLGYEWLGFNLKLVIIVLSMVLLVLLGRFLMNVRLTQWVEEASLEPAEIQRVTLRAPTLAGVFEGIITVTAWIIGIVLLIDWQQIPIKSLLSSVGLLGVAFGLVFQSLLRDGINGLFIIFGDQYAVGDTVTIAGINGQVERMSLRSTSIRGAGGSLNTVPHGQITTVQNLTKDWSRVEMTIQITKDSDATQAMRIMHQVADEMAQDPDWQTRILELISRLG
- a CDS encoding HAD family hydrolase; amino-acid sequence: MLRIITDFDGPIMDVSERYYQVYRFCLEQVRRPDQSVRELSKSEFWALKRSRTVERQIGQLSGLDEDQSNQFAKLRRDTVHTVPYLQYDQPIASAIPTLERIQAEGIDLAVMTMRRVSELDDAFTRYDLGRFFPENRRYCLSNTYVKTADVKDKPILMERALAELPVASSTWMIGDTEADIVAAKTHGIRMIAVLSGIRDRQQLATYSPDYIVDTMADAVSLIMNVEASSVAQAS